The following proteins come from a genomic window of Lolium rigidum isolate FL_2022 chromosome 5, APGP_CSIRO_Lrig_0.1, whole genome shotgun sequence:
- the LOC124656253 gene encoding uncharacterized protein LOC124656253 — MAAAEATSSIPPPEQEPAPADSSVTASASTPASASASASAASASASASATKQAHRVDHDEVIVIDGPTSTQDAPAAASVKEAAAWADALDVDDSDLHHNLPSSSVPLRPSTTSHHRPPHRRIPGPASAVQDAMRLRSPFSSVPAVRADGQAADTDFQLDSWLRALQDLGDARGWQQPGIGKIRVDRALDRACRVVGMVTMCTPNGFGDLMLNMKDPSGTIDASVHKKVLSNENISKGLSVGSVIILKQVAVLRPSNTVCYLNVTQKNIEKVLKKDSVTPCKQVVPSSNSERQSQQPGQGDSMEREAGAETSDGMTSILSKISRTKESPMAELLSDNGVNSSILRRNKDTHGVQNHHEKLFEQMDLSSQIQNSPGSSSSQRLQKIIHSMNPANFQVKQGGSAPRCGISSEAQRSTDDVMRKLIGVDTMKPVSKDITVAEGSRHNCGTPDESMDVDARCRSEKPQEIGLQKMVEGHSLGHVSNSNRDERQQQNPSANTRCSQSILGESSVMGPSTDSTQASCTGNLRRL, encoded by the exons atggcggcggccgaggcaaCGTCATCAATCCCAcccccggagcaagagccggcaccAGCAGACTCATCTGTGACAGCGTCTGCtagtacacctgcgtcggcctctgcctcggcATCAGCGGCATCGGCCTCTGCCTCAGCGTCGGCGACAAAGCAGGCACACCGGGTAGATcacgacgaggtcatcgtgatcgacggacctacgtcgactcaggatgccCC CGCAGCCGCCTCCGTAAAAGAGGCCGCCGCGTGGGCGGACGCGCTGGACGTCGACGACTCCGACCTCCACCACAACCTCCCTTCCTCCTCCGTCCCGCTCCGCCCCTCcaccacctctcaccaccgccCTCCCCACCGGCGCATCCCCGGGCCCGCCTCCGCCGTCCAGGACGCGATGCGCCTCCGCTCCCCCTTTTCTTCCGTCCCCGCGGTTCGCGCAGACGGCCAGGCCGCGGACACCGACTTCCAGCTCGACTCGTGGCTCCGGGCGCTACAGGACCTCG GTGATGCCCGCGGGTGGCAGCAGCCAGGCATCGGGAAGATCCGAGTCGACCGGGCGTTAGATCGAGCGTGTCGG GTCGTGGGGATGGTGACAATGTGCACACCAAATGGATTCGGCGATCTCATGCTGAATATGAAG GACCCATCTGGTACTATTGATGCATCAGTTCACAAGAAAGTTCTCTCAAATGAAAACATTTCCAAGGGTTTATCAGTTGGGTCTGTCATTATTCTCAAACAG GTCGCTGTTCTTCGCCCATCTAACACAGTGTGCTATCTGAATGTTACCCAGAAAAATATTGAAAAG GTACTGAAAAAGGACAGTGTCACCCCATGTAAGCAAGTAGTTCCATCAAGTAATTCTGAAAGGCAAAGCCAACAGCCTG GCCAAGGAGATAGCATGGAAAGGGAAGCTGGAGCTGAAACATCTGATGGAATGACATCGATCCTCAGTAAGATCTCGAGGACCAAGGAGAGTCCGATGGCTGAGTTACTTTCTGATAATGGTGTTAACAGTAGTATTTTGAGAAGGAACAAAGATACTCATGGTGTACAAAATCACCATGAGAAACTGTTCGAGCAAATGGATTTAAGTTCTCAAATACAGAATTCACCAGGCTCCAGTTCCAGTCAGCGGCTGCAGAAGATTATTCACAGCATGAATCCAGCTAATTTCCAGGTTAAACAAGGAGGAAGCGCACCCAGATGTGGAATAAGCAGTGAAGCTCAAAGGTCAACTGACGACGTAATGAGGAAACTCATAGGTGTTGATACAATGAAGCCCGTTAGCAAGGATATAACTGTTGCCGAGGGATCTCGTCATAATTGTGGAACACCTGATGAAAGCATGGATGTCGATGCTAGGTGTAGGTCAGAAAAGCCTCAGGAGATTGGACTTCAAAAGATGGTAGAAGGCCACTCCCTCGGGCATGTATCAAACAGCAACAGGGATGAGCGCCAGCAGCAAAACCCAAGTGCAAATACAAGATGTTCACAATCTATTTTAGGTGAAAGCTCAGTCATGGGTCCAAGCACAGATTCTACCCAAGCTTCTTGTACTGGAAACCTGAGGCGACTCTGA